The Janthinobacterium lividum genome has a window encoding:
- a CDS encoding pyridoxal-dependent decarboxylase has translation MTDTPIEQLLQQHFSIDALQRSPAPLQQALRMLGGWLAAERDTPYPHTPYAQLLTQLSDTCLPVHGMPVAEFLQELDTTVLANTAQLNHPQYIGHMTQALPWISVLAEAFTATLNQNQVKIETAYVSTLIEKQILGWLHRQVYQQADSVYTQAMAATSGALGNVVNGGTMGNLTALAVALEQQLPGTRKRGLFAAMQESAYAGLAVIGSARSHYSVKKALATLGLGENALHLVAVDRDNRIDIAALEASIADLKQRNIKVIAMIGIAGTTETGAIDPLAAMAAIAARESIWFHVDAAWGGALLIAEQYRALYDGIALADSVVIDGHKLLWVPMAQSMVLFKDSASLNLLKHNANYILRDNSGDLGQTSLEGSRRFDALKLWTSFKVLGVSGYTTLLQQAATLSGQLQQLLADQQDFELVTRSDTFILTYRYVPAHLRQRMESLLAGDQVDAATELNKQLNTLNAKLQNRQKAQGHSFVSRTVLESTRYPGPTNVLRVVMTNVKTRPHHLRAILAEQRAIGQALVAELGL, from the coding sequence ATGACCGATACCCCTATCGAACAGCTGCTGCAGCAGCATTTTTCCATCGATGCGCTGCAACGCTCGCCTGCGCCCCTGCAGCAGGCGCTGCGCATGCTGGGTGGCTGGCTGGCCGCCGAGCGCGACACGCCGTATCCGCACACGCCGTATGCGCAACTGCTGACGCAACTGTCCGACACTTGCCTGCCCGTGCACGGCATGCCCGTGGCGGAATTCCTGCAAGAACTCGACACCACCGTGCTGGCCAATACGGCCCAGCTGAACCACCCGCAATACATCGGCCACATGACGCAGGCCTTGCCCTGGATCAGCGTGCTGGCAGAAGCGTTTACGGCCACTCTGAACCAGAATCAGGTCAAGATCGAGACGGCGTATGTGTCGACCCTGATCGAAAAACAGATCCTCGGCTGGCTGCACCGCCAGGTGTACCAGCAGGCTGATAGCGTCTACACGCAGGCCATGGCGGCCACCAGCGGCGCGCTGGGCAATGTCGTCAATGGCGGCACCATGGGCAACTTGACGGCGCTGGCCGTGGCGCTGGAACAGCAGTTGCCCGGCACGCGCAAGCGGGGCCTGTTTGCCGCCATGCAGGAATCAGCTTACGCGGGGCTGGCCGTGATCGGCTCGGCCCGCAGCCATTATTCCGTGAAAAAGGCGCTGGCGACCCTGGGCCTCGGCGAAAACGCGCTGCACCTGGTGGCCGTCGACCGCGACAACCGCATCGATATCGCCGCGCTGGAAGCAAGCATTGCCGATTTAAAACAGCGCAATATCAAGGTCATCGCCATGATCGGCATCGCCGGCACGACGGAAACGGGCGCCATCGATCCGCTGGCCGCCATGGCGGCCATTGCCGCGCGAGAAAGCATCTGGTTCCACGTGGATGCGGCCTGGGGCGGCGCCCTGCTGATCGCGGAACAGTACCGCGCGCTGTACGACGGGATTGCTTTGGCCGACTCCGTCGTCATCGACGGGCACAAGCTGCTGTGGGTGCCGATGGCGCAAAGCATGGTGCTGTTCAAGGACAGCGCCAGCCTGAACTTGCTGAAACATAACGCCAACTACATCTTGCGCGACAACTCGGGCGACCTGGGACAGACGTCGCTGGAGGGCTCGCGCCGCTTCGACGCCTTGAAGCTGTGGACCTCGTTCAAAGTGCTGGGCGTATCCGGCTACACGACCTTGCTGCAGCAGGCGGCCACCTTGTCCGGCCAGTTGCAGCAGTTATTGGCCGACCAGCAGGACTTCGAACTCGTCACGCGTTCCGACACCTTCATTCTGACCTACCGCTACGTGCCCGCGCACTTGCGCCAGCGTATGGAAAGTTTGCTGGCTGGCGACCAAGTGGACGCGGCGACCGAACTGAACAAGCAACTGAACACGCTCAACGCCAAGCTGCAAAACCGGCAAAAGGCGCAGGGCCACAGTTTTGTGTCGCGCACGGTACTGGAATCGACGCGCTATCCTGGCCCGACCAACGTGCTGCGCGTGGTCATGACGAATGTCAAGACGCGCCCCCACCATTTGCGCGCCATCCTGGCCGAGCAGCGCGCCATCGGCCAGGCGCTGGTGGCGGAACTGGGCCTCTAA
- a CDS encoding chemotaxis protein CheW, with amino-acid sequence MNSISSDTGATVAKAAEYLAFTLGQEEYGIDIQKVSEIRSYETPTRIANAPEFVKGVVNLRGIIVPIVDMRIKFNLGTPSYDQFTVVIILNIGNRVVGMVVDRVSDVTTLMPEQIKPAPDMGRSINTEYVIGLGTIDERMLILVDIDQLMSSADMGLIEKLAA; translated from the coding sequence ATGAACAGCATTTCCAGCGACACTGGCGCAACCGTTGCCAAGGCTGCCGAATACCTGGCTTTTACCCTGGGCCAGGAAGAGTATGGCATCGACATCCAGAAAGTCAGCGAAATCCGCAGCTATGAAACGCCGACCCGCATCGCCAACGCGCCCGAGTTCGTCAAAGGCGTGGTCAACCTGCGCGGCATCATCGTGCCGATCGTCGACATGCGCATCAAGTTCAACCTGGGAACGCCCAGCTATGACCAGTTCACCGTTGTCATCATCCTCAATATCGGCAACCGCGTCGTCGGCATGGTCGTCGACCGCGTCTCCGACGTCACCACCCTGATGCCGGAACAGATCAAGCCGGCGCCCGACATGGGCCGTTCGATCAACACGGAATACGTGATCGGCCTGGGCACCATCGACGAGCGCATGCTGATCCTGGTCGATATCGACCAGCTGATGTCCAGCGCCGACATGGGTTTAATTGAGAAGCTTGCTGCTTAA
- a CDS encoding methyl-accepting chemotaxis protein, with product MNLLRNVSIGVRLGLGFAVILLFSMLITGISVWRLHDVASATRVMMEQPLAKERYISDWYGRIDSAVRRTIAIARSSDTSLSAYFAEESKVSSSSSAELQKKIEALIDKPEEKAMFAGLLEQRKVYISSRDQVYKLKGEAQVDAANEVFEKTFVPAAAKYQKMVSDLLEHQRAAIDTTAREIDAVANTSRKLMLALAALALAFGVVCAWVLTMGIVRPLRTAVDIARKVADGDLTAQIDASAKDETGQLLQALKDMNSSLLNIVGEVRSGTDSIATSSTQIAAGNQDLSSRTEEQAGSLEETASSMEELTSTVKQNADNARQANQLAASAAQVAVKGGEVVAQVVGTMESINASSNKIVDIISVIDGIAFQTNILALNAAVEAARAGEQGRGFAVVASEVRNLAQRSASAAKEIKTLIGASVEQVNAGSMLVAQAGSTMNDIVDSVQRVSDIITEITAASSEQSVGIDEINRAIGQMDAVTQQNAALVEESAAAAESMQHQAHNLAQVVSVFKLNGQQAKVSGANALKRPAAPQTALRIGTR from the coding sequence ATGAATTTATTACGCAACGTCAGCATCGGTGTCCGCCTCGGACTCGGTTTTGCCGTGATTCTGCTGTTTTCCATGCTCATTACGGGCATCAGCGTCTGGCGTTTGCACGACGTGGCCAGCGCCACGCGCGTCATGATGGAGCAACCGCTGGCCAAGGAGCGCTATATTTCCGACTGGTATGGCCGCATCGACAGCGCCGTGCGTCGCACCATCGCCATTGCCCGCAGCAGCGACACTTCATTGAGCGCTTATTTCGCCGAAGAATCGAAAGTCTCGTCGTCCAGCTCGGCCGAGCTGCAAAAGAAAATCGAGGCGCTGATCGACAAGCCAGAGGAAAAAGCCATGTTCGCGGGCTTGCTGGAGCAGCGCAAGGTGTACATCAGTTCGCGCGACCAGGTCTACAAGCTGAAGGGGGAAGCGCAAGTCGACGCCGCCAATGAGGTGTTTGAAAAGACCTTCGTGCCGGCCGCCGCGAAATACCAGAAAATGGTCTCGGACTTGCTGGAACATCAGCGCGCCGCGATCGACACGACGGCGCGCGAGATCGACGCCGTCGCCAATACCAGCCGCAAGCTGATGCTGGCGCTGGCCGCGCTGGCGCTGGCGTTTGGCGTCGTCTGTGCCTGGGTCTTGACGATGGGCATCGTGCGTCCTTTGCGTACGGCCGTGGACATCGCCCGCAAGGTGGCCGATGGCGACTTGACGGCGCAGATCGACGCCAGCGCCAAGGATGAAACCGGGCAATTGCTGCAAGCGTTGAAAGACATGAACAGCAGCCTGCTCAATATCGTGGGCGAAGTGCGCAGCGGCACGGACAGCATCGCCACGTCGTCGACACAGATTGCCGCCGGCAACCAGGACCTGTCTTCCCGCACGGAAGAGCAGGCCGGTTCGCTGGAAGAGACGGCTTCGTCGATGGAAGAGCTGACCAGCACCGTGAAGCAGAATGCAGACAATGCGCGCCAGGCCAACCAGTTGGCGGCGTCGGCGGCGCAAGTGGCCGTCAAGGGTGGCGAAGTCGTGGCGCAAGTGGTGGGCACGATGGAATCGATCAACGCTTCGTCGAACAAGATCGTCGACATCATTTCCGTCATCGATGGCATCGCCTTCCAGACGAACATCCTGGCGCTGAATGCGGCCGTGGAAGCGGCACGTGCAGGCGAGCAGGGCCGCGGCTTTGCCGTGGTGGCGTCCGAAGTGCGCAACCTGGCCCAGCGTTCGGCCAGTGCCGCGAAAGAGATCAAGACCCTGATCGGCGCTTCCGTGGAGCAAGTCAATGCGGGCAGCATGCTGGTGGCGCAAGCCGGTTCGACCATGAACGACATCGTCGACAGCGTGCAGCGCGTGAGCGACATCATCACGGAAATCACGGCGGCCAGCAGCGAGCAAAGCGTGGGCATCGATGAAATCAACCGCGCCATCGGTCAGATGGATGCCGTGACGCAACAAAATGCGGCCCTGGTGGAAGAGTCGGCGGCCGCCGCCGAATCCATGCAGCACCAGGCGCACAACCTGGCGCAAGTCGTCAGCGTGTTCAAGCTGAATGGCCAGCAAGCCAAGGTCAGCGGCGCGAACGCACTGAAACGCCCGGCAGCGCCACAAACTGCCTTGCGCATCGGCACACGCTGA
- a CDS encoding MFS transporter — MSDKTSPDSRSPSSPAAPARAGNLNFILVCVFIDMLGIGLVVPVLPILIGDFVSGKEAQAFWYGIMAAVFGLLQFIFMPMLGAISDRVGRRPVLLYSMAGMGINFLATGWAPNLACLFIGRIIGGVSSASMSVASAYASDISTPDNRAKSFGKIGAAFGLGFICGPMLGGLLGEINLHLPFYVAAGLSAANFIYGYFFVPESLQPGPRAPFTLARINPFAALLKLVRRVEIRGLVLAFGLMTFAQMMLNTTWVLYTHFRFDWTPRQNGIALFCVGLCAAVVQAGLLGILIKRFGEVRLSLLGMASGALTYLLYGLATQGWMMYALILCNLLAFAAAPALQGIISKASAASEQGELMGSLQSISSLGIIIMPLLGSMILGEVSHLPPQDWRIGSTFYLCAIMQTLGIVVAWRYFKAQRQARLMVSTTK, encoded by the coding sequence ATGTCCGATAAAACCAGCCCCGACAGCCGTTCCCCGTCCTCCCCCGCCGCGCCCGCGCGCGCCGGCAACCTCAATTTCATCCTCGTCTGCGTCTTCATCGACATGCTGGGCATCGGCCTGGTGGTGCCCGTGCTGCCCATCCTGATCGGCGACTTTGTCAGCGGCAAGGAAGCGCAAGCGTTCTGGTACGGCATCATGGCGGCCGTCTTCGGCTTGCTGCAATTCATCTTCATGCCCATGCTGGGCGCCATCAGCGACCGCGTGGGACGCCGTCCCGTGCTGCTGTACTCGATGGCCGGCATGGGCATCAATTTCCTCGCTACAGGCTGGGCGCCTAATCTGGCCTGCCTGTTCATCGGCCGCATCATCGGCGGCGTCTCGTCGGCCAGCATGTCAGTCGCATCCGCCTATGCCTCCGACATTTCCACGCCCGACAACCGCGCCAAGAGTTTCGGCAAGATCGGCGCCGCCTTCGGCCTGGGCTTCATTTGCGGGCCCATGCTGGGCGGCCTGCTGGGCGAAATCAATCTACACCTGCCGTTTTACGTGGCGGCGGGCTTGTCGGCCGCCAATTTCATCTACGGCTATTTCTTCGTACCCGAATCGCTGCAGCCGGGTCCGCGCGCACCCTTCACCCTGGCGCGCATCAACCCGTTTGCAGCCCTGCTGAAGCTGGTGCGCCGCGTGGAGATACGCGGCCTGGTGCTGGCCTTCGGTCTGATGACGTTTGCGCAAATGATGCTCAATACCACCTGGGTGCTGTACACACATTTCCGCTTCGACTGGACGCCGCGCCAGAACGGCATCGCCCTGTTCTGCGTGGGTCTGTGCGCGGCCGTGGTGCAGGCGGGCTTGCTGGGCATACTCATCAAGCGTTTTGGCGAAGTGCGTTTGTCCTTGCTGGGCATGGCCTCGGGCGCCCTCACCTATTTGCTGTACGGCCTGGCGACGCAGGGCTGGATGATGTATGCGCTGATCCTGTGCAACCTGCTTGCCTTTGCCGCCGCTCCGGCCCTGCAAGGCATCATCTCGAAGGCTTCCGCCGCCAGCGAACAGGGAGAACTGATGGGTTCCCTGCAATCGATCAGCAGCCTGGGCATTATCATCATGCCTTTGCTCGGCAGCATGATCCTGGGCGAAGTGAGCCACTTGCCACCGCAAGACTGGCGCATTGGCAGCACCTTCTACCTGTGCGCCATCATGCAAACCCTGGGCATCGTGGTGGCCTGGCGCTACTTCAAGGCGCAACGCCAGGCAAGACTTATGGTTTCCACCACAAAGTAG
- a CDS encoding transporter substrate-binding domain-containing protein, translated as MTDFYSSAWRRTVAMLALALPSLAGAQCSRDIQVPISAIGTSVVVNGATISGIYPDLLRNLGAKLGCNFIFTAVPRARLEAMFEAGKADLLIPASSTLRRDQHGLFIPMLGSRPLLISLQGTRTPINTMQELIERRELRVALVRGYDYGAPYQALAKELSSQGRLFYEVDALSVARLMQSGFIDATIMAPTILAGVAQNDARVYGLADRLRLEALPELPWGMSGVYLSRKSLTAEDQATLRELLDKAGRSGTVMDAFQRNHRQELLSLSIRPR; from the coding sequence ATGACTGACTTTTATTCCAGCGCCTGGCGCCGAACCGTGGCCATGCTGGCGCTGGCGCTGCCGTCGCTGGCGGGCGCGCAATGCTCGCGCGACATCCAGGTACCCATCTCGGCCATCGGCACCAGCGTGGTGGTCAATGGCGCCACCATCAGCGGCATCTATCCCGACTTGCTGCGCAACTTGGGCGCCAAGCTCGGCTGCAATTTCATCTTCACGGCCGTGCCCCGCGCGCGCCTTGAAGCGATGTTCGAAGCGGGCAAGGCCGACTTGCTGATCCCTGCCAGCAGCACCTTGCGGCGCGACCAGCACGGCCTGTTCATCCCCATGCTGGGCAGCCGCCCCCTGCTGATTTCGCTACAGGGCACGCGCACACCCATCAACACCATGCAGGAATTGATCGAGCGGCGCGAATTGCGCGTGGCGCTCGTGCGCGGCTACGACTATGGCGCACCGTACCAGGCGCTGGCGAAGGAGCTGAGCAGCCAGGGACGCCTGTTCTACGAGGTCGATGCGCTCTCCGTGGCGCGCCTGATGCAAAGCGGATTCATCGATGCCACCATCATGGCGCCCACCATCCTGGCCGGCGTGGCGCAGAACGATGCGCGCGTGTATGGCCTGGCCGACCGCTTGCGCCTGGAAGCGCTGCCGGAACTTCCCTGGGGCATGAGCGGCGTCTACCTGTCGCGCAAGTCGCTCACGGCGGAAGACCAGGCGACCCTGCGCGAGCTGCTGGACAAGGCAGGCCGCTCGGGCACCGTGATGGACGCCTTTCAGCGCAATCACCGCCAGGAACTGCTGTCGCTCAGCATACGCCCCCGCTAA
- a CDS encoding CocE/NonD family hydrolase — protein sequence MRVSSPVRLTGLALVISSLFAAPVLAQTPPMTPDIGAKLVMPDMNDYVKRVVMIPMRDGVKLYTVIVVPKDAKRAPIMLTRTPYNAARRAQRATSASMLATLPQGDDTLVENGYIRVFQDVRGKHGSEGDYVMTRPVRGPLNNTKVDNVTDAWDTIDWLVKNVPESNGKVGMLGSSYEGHTVLMALVDPHPALKVAIPMSAMVDGWRGDDWFHNGAFRMPSLSYLAWQTSVRGSGEAPVTGVYDDYDAYLRIGSAGAYAKKFGIDKLTYTKKLFEHPAYDSYWQEQALDKILAKRPLIVPTMHVVGQWDQEDIYGPYATYSAMEGRDKHNNLNYLAIGPWRHSGVNYDGSSLGALRFDGDTARQFREKVMQPFLNQYLKDGAPDANTAPVVSYQSGTNQWQRLQQWPLACETCETKLTPIYLQDDSKLGFAAPSGAADAAEGAFDEYVADPAKPVPFVARPVRLNDADVWKPWLVSDQRGYADRTDVLSYVSEPLKTAVRIAGAPMVNLFASTSGTDADWVVKLIDVYPDEVPSQPAMGGYQLGVAMDIFRGRYRDSFEHPTPIPAGKVERYRFALPNANHVFLPGHRIAVQVQSSWFPLYDRNPQNYVPNIFLADPGHYRKATQRVYHAAGAASAIELPIAPLDAR from the coding sequence ATGCGCGTGTCGTCCCCCGTCCGGCTCACCGGCCTGGCCCTTGTTATTAGTTCCCTGTTTGCCGCACCCGTGCTGGCGCAAACGCCGCCCATGACGCCCGATATCGGCGCCAAGCTGGTGATGCCCGACATGAATGACTACGTCAAGCGCGTGGTGATGATACCCATGCGCGATGGCGTCAAGCTGTACACGGTGATTGTCGTACCGAAAGACGCGAAAAGAGCGCCGATCATGCTTACGCGCACGCCGTACAATGCGGCCCGCCGCGCCCAGCGCGCGACCAGCGCCAGCATGCTGGCCACCTTGCCGCAAGGCGACGATACCCTGGTGGAAAACGGTTATATCCGCGTGTTCCAGGACGTGCGCGGCAAGCATGGCTCGGAAGGCGATTACGTCATGACGCGCCCCGTGCGTGGCCCGCTGAACAATACCAAGGTGGACAACGTCACGGATGCGTGGGACACCATCGACTGGCTCGTGAAGAATGTGCCGGAAAGCAATGGCAAGGTAGGCATGCTGGGTTCCTCGTACGAGGGACATACGGTGCTGATGGCCCTGGTCGATCCGCATCCGGCGCTGAAGGTGGCCATTCCCATGAGCGCCATGGTCGATGGCTGGCGCGGCGACGACTGGTTCCATAACGGCGCCTTCCGCATGCCCAGCTTGTCTTACCTGGCGTGGCAGACAAGCGTGCGCGGCAGCGGCGAGGCGCCCGTGACGGGCGTCTACGACGACTACGACGCGTACCTGCGCATTGGCTCGGCTGGCGCTTACGCGAAGAAATTCGGCATCGACAAGCTGACCTACACGAAAAAGCTGTTTGAACACCCGGCCTACGACAGTTACTGGCAAGAACAGGCGCTCGATAAAATCCTCGCGAAGCGCCCGCTGATCGTGCCGACCATGCACGTGGTGGGGCAGTGGGACCAGGAAGACATTTATGGTCCCTATGCCACCTACTCGGCGATGGAAGGGCGCGACAAGCACAACAACCTCAATTACCTGGCCATCGGCCCGTGGCGTCATAGCGGCGTCAACTATGATGGTTCCAGCCTGGGCGCTTTGAGGTTTGACGGCGATACGGCGCGCCAGTTCCGCGAAAAAGTCATGCAACCGTTCCTCAATCAATACCTGAAGGATGGCGCGCCGGACGCGAACACGGCGCCCGTGGTGTCCTACCAGAGCGGCACGAACCAGTGGCAGCGCCTGCAGCAGTGGCCGCTGGCCTGCGAGACCTGCGAGACCAAGCTGACGCCGATCTACCTGCAGGACGATTCCAAACTGGGCTTTGCGGCGCCATCGGGCGCTGCGGATGCGGCTGAAGGCGCCTTCGATGAATACGTGGCCGATCCGGCGAAACCCGTGCCCTTCGTCGCGCGTCCCGTGCGCCTGAACGATGCCGATGTGTGGAAGCCATGGCTGGTCAGCGACCAGCGCGGCTATGCGGACCGCACGGACGTGCTCAGCTACGTTTCCGAGCCCTTGAAAACGGCCGTGCGCATCGCCGGCGCACCGATGGTCAACCTGTTTGCCTCCACCAGTGGCACGGATGCGGACTGGGTGGTGAAACTGATCGACGTGTATCCGGACGAAGTACCGTCGCAGCCGGCCATGGGCGGCTACCAGCTGGGCGTGGCGATGGATATCTTCCGCGGGCGCTACCGCGACAGCTTCGAGCACCCGACGCCGATACCGGCGGGCAAAGTGGAGCGCTACCGCTTCGCCTTGCCGAACGCGAATCACGTCTTCCTGCCCGGTCACCGTATTGCCGTGCAAGTACAGTCGAGCTGGTTCCCTCTGTACGACCGCAATCCGCAAAACTACGTGCCGAACATCTTCCTGGCCGACCCAGGTCACTATAGAAAGGCGACGCAGCGCGTGTACCACGCGGCAGGGGCGGCCAGCGCCATCGAGTTGCCGATTGCGCCGCTCGACGCGCGCTAG
- a CDS encoding methyltransferase domain-containing protein — protein sequence MTQNIYDNDAFFTAYSQLPRSIGGLDSAPEWPALRAMLPEVRGKSVLDLGCGYGWFCRWAAEAGAARVLGVDVSEKMLAQANAMGTHAALEYARLDLEQLALPPASYDLVYSSLAFHYIEDFATLLAAIRQSLQPGGKLVFSIEHPIFMAPRQPGWLTDAQGRKRWPVDSYQQQGPRVSDWLAPGVIKQHRTLGTTLNALLHAGFQLEHVEEWGPTDAQVAQLPALAEERERPMLLLVGCGLK from the coding sequence ATGACACAGAATATCTACGACAACGACGCCTTCTTCACGGCCTACAGCCAGCTGCCCCGCTCCATCGGCGGACTCGACAGCGCGCCCGAATGGCCAGCCCTGCGCGCCATGCTGCCCGAAGTACGGGGAAAAAGCGTGCTGGACCTGGGCTGCGGGTATGGCTGGTTCTGCCGCTGGGCTGCCGAGGCTGGCGCGGCGCGGGTGCTGGGCGTGGATGTGTCGGAAAAGATGCTGGCGCAGGCGAACGCCATGGGGACGCACGCGGCGCTCGAATATGCCCGGCTTGACCTGGAACAACTAGCCTTGCCGCCGGCCAGCTACGACCTCGTCTACAGCTCGCTGGCCTTCCACTACATCGAGGATTTTGCCACCTTGCTGGCCGCCATCCGCCAGAGTTTACAACCGGGCGGCAAGCTGGTGTTTTCCATCGAACACCCGATCTTCATGGCGCCCCGCCAGCCCGGCTGGCTGACGGATGCACAAGGCCGCAAGCGCTGGCCCGTCGACAGCTACCAACAGCAGGGCCCGCGCGTGTCGGACTGGCTGGCGCCCGGCGTGATCAAGCAGCACCGCACCTTGGGCACGACCTTGAATGCCTTGCTACACGCCGGTTTCCAGCTGGAACATGTGGAAGAATGGGGTCCCACCGACGCACAGGTCGCGCAGTTGCCGGCCCTGGCGGAAGAGCGTGAGCGGCCGATGCTGTTGCTGGTGGGGTGTGGCCTCAAGTAA
- a CDS encoding XRE family transcriptional regulator has product MRSQAEAGGVLVHLARNLRRLRLAAGLSQEELARKSGLSRRMVNGVEAGSTNISLANLDHVAAALNVAFVDLVQPPQQPHDSLRVLMWQSASQASQAVLLGAAPASRQVELWSWTLAPGERYDAQPDPAGFSEMIYVLEGELQLVLAAETRRLAAGDFLVFSSAQAYAYVNAGESTLRFTRNVAS; this is encoded by the coding sequence TTGCGCAGTCAAGCCGAGGCCGGTGGCGTGCTGGTACACCTGGCCAGAAATCTGCGGCGCTTGCGCCTGGCTGCCGGCCTGAGCCAGGAAGAGCTGGCGCGCAAGTCGGGCCTGAGCCGGCGCATGGTCAATGGCGTCGAGGCGGGCAGCACCAACATCAGCCTGGCTAACCTCGACCATGTTGCGGCCGCGTTGAACGTGGCCTTTGTCGACTTGGTGCAGCCGCCGCAGCAGCCGCACGACAGCCTGCGCGTGCTGATGTGGCAAAGCGCCTCGCAGGCAAGCCAGGCCGTGCTGCTGGGCGCGGCGCCCGCCAGCCGCCAGGTGGAACTGTGGTCGTGGACCCTGGCGCCGGGCGAGCGCTATGATGCCCAGCCCGATCCGGCGGGCTTCAGCGAAATGATTTATGTGCTGGAAGGCGAGTTGCAGCTCGTGCTGGCGGCCGAAACCAGACGGCTGGCTGCGGGCGATTTTCTTGTCTTCAGCAGTGCGCAAGCGTATGCCTATGTCAATGCGGGCGAATCCACCTTGCGCTTTACGCGCAATGTGGCCAGCTGA
- a CDS encoding HD domain-containing protein codes for MHSLLSQWQPRLLTLAKASLGDDSAHDINHLQRVWRNASVLLQDHAQADALTVMAACYLHDLVNLPKNHPERHLASRQAAALACRQLAELDFPPEKLAGVAHAIETHSFSANLPPHTIEAQIVQDADRIDALGAVGLARLFYTAARMDSALAHGTDPLARQRPLDDKAYALDHIVTKLDKLPGKMQTAAGRALAERRLAVLTDFRAGFADEWGTAL; via the coding sequence ATGCACTCTTTGCTTTCTCAATGGCAACCACGCCTGCTGACGCTGGCCAAGGCTAGCCTGGGCGATGACAGCGCCCACGACATCAACCACCTGCAGCGCGTCTGGCGCAACGCCAGCGTCCTGCTGCAAGATCATGCGCAAGCCGACGCCCTCACCGTGATGGCTGCCTGCTATCTGCACGACCTGGTCAACCTGCCGAAAAACCACCCCGAGCGCCACCTGGCCTCGCGCCAGGCGGCCGCGCTGGCGTGCCGCCAGCTGGCGGAACTGGATTTCCCACCAGAAAAACTGGCTGGCGTGGCCCACGCCATCGAGACGCACAGTTTTTCCGCCAATCTGCCGCCGCACACGATCGAAGCGCAGATCGTGCAGGATGCCGACCGTATCGACGCGCTGGGCGCCGTGGGACTGGCGCGCCTGTTTTACACGGCCGCGCGCATGGATAGCGCGCTGGCGCATGGCACGGATCCGCTGGCTCGGCAGCGTCCGCTCGACGACAAGGCATACGCGCTCGACCATATCGTCACCAAGCTCGACAAACTGCCCGGCAAGATGCAGACGGCGGCGGGCCGCGCCTTGGCCGAACGGCGGCTGGCGGTGCTGACGGATTTCCGCGCCGGCTTTGCCGACGAATGGGGAACTGCGCTCTGA
- a CDS encoding DMT family transporter: MSGFVVAVVLFAALLHASWNAIVKSGKDTFLSTVLVSVGAALISLAVLPFVDAPAPASWPYLAASAVAQLAYYSLLAAAYKAGDMSHAYPLMRGSAPLIVALASWPLIGERLSSLQMGAVACICAGIFGLYFAARLPAIGSTPKNTGRATAFALGNACVIASYTLIDGIGVRLSGAPAAYTMWIFVLNGTGLLLWTTLRRPADLLAYAQTQWRLAALGGFGTLASYGLALWAMTQAPVAAIAALRETSILFAIAIAALFLREKISPRRYLAIAMIAAGAILMRAG; this comes from the coding sequence ATGTCCGGTTTTGTCGTCGCCGTCGTCCTGTTTGCCGCCCTGTTGCACGCCAGCTGGAACGCCATCGTCAAGTCGGGCAAGGATACCTTTCTCAGCACGGTGCTCGTGTCCGTGGGCGCGGCCCTGATTTCGCTGGCCGTCTTGCCCTTTGTCGATGCTCCCGCGCCCGCCAGCTGGCCCTACCTGGCCGCCTCGGCCGTGGCGCAGCTAGCCTATTACTCTCTGCTGGCGGCCGCCTACAAGGCCGGCGACATGAGCCATGCCTACCCCCTGATGCGCGGCAGCGCACCGCTCATCGTGGCGCTGGCCAGCTGGCCGCTGATCGGCGAGCGTCTGTCTTCCCTGCAAATGGGCGCCGTCGCCTGCATCTGCGCAGGCATCTTCGGCCTGTATTTCGCCGCGCGCCTGCCCGCCATCGGCAGCACGCCGAAAAATACGGGACGCGCCACGGCCTTTGCGCTGGGCAACGCCTGCGTCATCGCCAGCTATACCCTGATCGACGGCATCGGCGTGCGCCTGTCCGGCGCGCCGGCCGCCTACACCATGTGGATTTTTGTCTTGAACGGCACAGGGCTATTGCTGTGGACGACGTTGCGCCGCCCCGCCGACTTGCTTGCGTATGCGCAAACGCAATGGCGCCTGGCTGCCTTGGGCGGTTTCGGCACCCTCGCCTCGTATGGCCTGGCCCTGTGGGCCATGACGCAGGCGCCCGTGGCCGCCATCGCGGCCCTGCGCGAAACGTCGATTTTGTTTGCCATCGCCATTGCAGCGCTGTTCCTGCGCGAAAAAATCAGCCCCCGCCGCTACCTGGCCATCGCCATGATAGCGGCGGGCGCCATCCTCATGCGCGCCGGCTAG